AGTACACAGTCATGGAAAATATACCTCTATATACGTATACCGTTGTTATCAAGTTGTGCTACATTTTACTCTCTAAAACGTCGGCTAGCGCCATCTAGATCTCCTATAATGCAGCATCCTGCGCCCCCCACAGATAACTGAAGGTGGATGATGCCGATCTGACCCCTCCCCTCCGCTACCATAGGCTAGAAGCAATGTCTTCTGGTCTTTGTTATGATGCTGGGTGCTAGTTTACTTTCTCCAATGGAATTCCCGCCCACATTAGCGCTGTCACATGGTGAGTTTCCCTTCTTCCGACACGGCCCGTCCTTCACAGTACATCATTCCATGAAGTGCTACACGTTACGATGCTGGAAAAGTCCTGCTGATGGTCGCCAACAAGACCTTGACTCCCATAAAGTGTCTCATCTAAGCTGGCTTTAGCTTTAGCCATGTTCCTTGATGCAAGGCTGCTAGTAGAGGTCACCTCCCCACTCAGACCATCATCGGAGTGTCTGAGAAGACCGAGCTGATGGACTCCGCTCCAGACTTCTTCCTCTTTCCCTTCATAAGCGAACTGGCCTCTACGTCCAGGTCGTCATCGTCCTCGTTCCCATTCGGGTTCAGCTTGCCGTTCTGGCGCTGGGCCTCCTTGGAGTCCATGAAAGCCACGTGCCTGTCCAGCTCGGCCTTGAACGGCGGCTCCCCGTGAGTTGGCGTCACGCTCAACATGGAGGAGTGGATGCTGTCCTCCCCCCTACTTTTACCCTTATTGGGGCAGCAGAAGCAGCGACACGGCGTCAGGTAGAGATACATGACCACCAGAACCACGCTGGCCAGGCAGCCCACCAAGGTGGTGTATGCCGTGTTCAGGGTATCTCCACCGCCGTGCATGGTGAAGTTGTGGACCTTCAGCACCACATAGATGGTCTCATTGAAGGTGTCGCTGGTGGCAAAGCAGGTGTAGGTTCCGGAGTCGTCAGATCTGACCGGACTAACTTGAAGACTGCCGTCTGGCAGGACCCGGGCAGTCTGGTTGCCTCCTGGCACCACTGCCACATTACCAGGAAGTGTCCAGGTTTTGAACATGTTCCTGTGTTTGGTGTCGCAGCCCAGAAGCAGCGACTGCTCCAGAAAGGCCTCCTGCTCGGCCTCCTTGAACGTGCTGCAGTTCATGGTGTCGCCGCTCAGATCAAAAACCCCCACTCGGGTTTTCTGCGGGCCTGGCATGACGCACGTGAAGTCCTCCTTGAAGTCCAGGGCTGAGTTGAGCTTGCGGATGTTCCAGTGTGCCAGCAGGGTGTAGAGGTCGCAGTGACACAGCAGGGGGTTGTTGTGGAAGTACAGGCCGTTTTTAATCCAGGCCGGCAGGACCTGAAGCTCATCAATGGGCAACATTTTAATCTTGTTGGAGGACACGTCCAGCAAGCTGAGTTTCTCCAGACGGGACTTTTCCTTGACAAGCTCCACGGGGAATCGGGAGATTTGGTTCTGGCTCAAGTAGAGCTTATGGAGATTGACCATGGTGATGAAAGCCGAGCGGTCGATCTGGtgaatgttgttgttgtacaaCAGGAGAACCTCCAGGTTGACCAAAGGCTCGAAGACAAACTCATCCAGCTGTTGCAGGCCGTTGGAGGACAGGTCCAGGTAGCGCAGGTTCTTCACATAGTTGAAGGCCTCTGAAGACAGGAAGAGGAGGCCGTTGTGACTGAGCAGCAAGTTGCGGAGTTTGGGGAGCTTCACAGGAGTCCACTCTGACCTCAGGCTTGTGATGTCATTGTAGCTGAGATCCAGAACGGCCGTGTAGAGTGGCAGCCCCGTCGGGATGCTGGTCAGATTCATCTTGGAGCAGCTCATTATGTTGGAGGCGCAGATACAAGTCTTGTGGCAGTTGAGCGCTGACCCCACGGCCCCCGGGGGCCAGAGGAGGCCCAAACACAGGGCCCATTGCCAACACTCCCTCCAAGGAGGTGATGTTCTGGTCCGCCTGCCGCCGGCTCTGCTGGAGGCCTGCAACATGCTGGCAGAAGGTCTATATCCCAGGGAGCTGTGCTGCGGCCTCAATCCCAGAAGGTGGAACAGTCCTGGGCATCGCTTGGTGGGGGCTGAAAGGGAGAGACCGCGGTTACTAACGGAACTCGGGGACCGCCGGTCATAGCGAGAGAAAACAACACTTTTGTCCGTaatgtcagtgtgtgttgtcGTACAGCTGATgcccgttagcacgttagcatgttagcctgtGCATCAATGCAAGGAGACGAGGGTTATGATCTGCGGTGAGCCAGGATACGACTAGCCAGAAGAGGCTTGTGTTTAGTAaacaggcgggggggggggggcgtgtttgTGGTGGGGGGTTCCCTTTGTTGTTATGCAAGTAAAAGTTTGAATGTGAAGCGATGAAGCAGTTCTCCTTTGACTTTGACACAAAACGCAAGCGTcaacattgccccccccccccatgatgtCCTCCTGTCCTTCATTGGCAGCATGCAGCATCGCAGCCCGTCTATGTCCGATTTCCATCTCCAATGACAAGACGGACATCCCTTCCATTCTCTAGCCTTACAGTCCC
This window of the Doryrhamphus excisus isolate RoL2022-K1 chromosome 10, RoL_Dexc_1.0, whole genome shotgun sequence genome carries:
- the LOC131137006 gene encoding amphoterin-induced protein 1-like translates to MLQASSRAGGRRTRTSPPWRECWQWALCLGLLWPPGAVGSALNCHKTCICASNIMSCSKMNLTSIPTGLPLYTAVLDLSYNDITSLRSEWTPVKLPKLRNLLLSHNGLLFLSSEAFNYVKNLRYLDLSSNGLQQLDEFVFEPLVNLEVLLLYNNNIHQIDRSAFITMVNLHKLYLSQNQISRFPVELVKEKSRLEKLSLLDVSSNKIKMLPIDELQVLPAWIKNGLYFHNNPLLCHCDLYTLLAHWNIRKLNSALDFKEDFTCVMPGPQKTRVGVFDLSGDTMNCSTFKEAEQEAFLEQSLLLGCDTKHRNMFKTWTLPGNVAVVPGGNQTARVLPDGSLQVSPVRSDDSGTYTCFATSDTFNETIYVVLKVHNFTMHGGGDTLNTAYTTLVGCLASVVLVVMYLYLTPCRCFCCPNKGKSRGEDSIHSSMLSVTPTHGEPPFKAELDRHVAFMDSKEAQRQNGKLNPNGNEDDDDLDVEASSLMKGKRKKSGAESISSVFSDTPMMV